From Candidatus Bathyarchaeota archaeon:
GCCTTCTACTTCCAGAACTTTTACAGCATCTTCAAGAGTTGTTATGCAGAATGGGCATGCCACCGCTAAGACTTCTGCGCCAAGCTCTAAGGCTTCTTTGACACGGTTCACACATGGTCTTTTTTCCGGTTCAGCTTCCTCTGTCCACACTCTGCCCGCTCCACCGCCGCAGCAGAAGCTTGCTTCTCTTGTACGTTTCATTTCGACAAGTTCTAGGCCGCTTATCGACTGGAGTATGTGCCTTGGTTCTTCGTAGATTTGGTTGCGTTTTCCAAGGAAGCATGGGTCATGATAGGCAACCCGCTTTGGATACGGTTTTGATGGTTTAAGCTTGCCTTTGTCTATGGCTTCAGCCAAAAACTGTGTGTAATGTTGGACGTTTAATCCCAAGTCCTTGTAGGGCTTGTCGTTTTTGAATGTGTTGTAGCAGTGGGGTGAAACTGTTAAAATGGTGTTCGCGTTAAACTTCTGGAAAATAGCTGCGTTATGCTCTGCGAGCATTTCAAATAAGCCTTTCTCGCCCATGCGTAGGATGTGGTCTCCACAGCACCATTCTTCTTCGCCTAAAGTTGCATAGTCGATGCTTAGCTTGTCAAGCATTGTTGCCATGGCTCTGGCGACTTCACGGTTTCGTATATCATAGGCTGTTGAGCAGCAGACGAAGTAGAGTATATCAGCCTTAGTCACATTTGGGTACACTTTAACGTTTAAGCCTTCAGCCCATGCCATTCTTTTGCTCTGGTGAGTTCCCATAGGGTTATAGTATTTCATAACGCTTTCTAGAACATCCTTAACCGTTCTCGGAAGAGTTCCCGTTTCAATAAGGAGGCTGCGATCTTCAATCACAGAGTTTGCGCAATTGACAAGTTTTGGACAGAAAAGTGTGCATGAATTGCATGAAGTACAGAGCCAAACGTTGTCAGCCATAACCTTAAGCCTCTCATCCAAGCCTTCATCTCTTGAATCGGCGATAAACCTGTAGTTGGCCGTTAACGCCGAGGGGCCGAGGAACTTTTCATCTATGGCTGCTGGGCAAGCAGAATAGCAAGCTGAACATTTAGTGCAGAGCGTTAAATCCCAGTATTTTTTAAGGTCTTCCGGAGACTGGAAGAACTCTTCTGGTTTTTTGAAGGCTTCTGGTGGCTTAATAAGTGTTGTTTTGATTTTTCTAAGTTTTTGGAAGAAGGGCTGAATATCCACAACTAAGTCTCTTATAACTGGAAGGTTTGACAGTGGTTCAACAGTCACGGTATCAACGTTTAAGTCCAATACTTGCGTGTAGCATGCCAGCATGGGCTTACCGTTGACGTTTACGGCGCAGCTTCCGCAAATTCCCATTCTGCACGAGTGTCTAAAAGTTAAAGTTTCATCCAAATTCTCCTTGATATAGTTGAGCGCGTCAAGGACTGTTGTTCCACGGTAGATTGGCACTTTATAGGTGGAAATGTAGCTTCTTTTGGCGTCTGGATCATAGCGGCGAATTCGGAATTCAACAACTTTTTCAACTCCACTGTTCATAGTGTGTCCCCTCCTAATCTAATATTTCCGGGCGGCGGGTTGCCACTTCGTAATGGTCACTGGGATATATTCAAGCCTCGGGCCGTCCACTGTGTAATATGCTAATGTGTGGGCAAGCCATTTTTCATCGTCTCTTTTCGGATAGTCAAGCCTTGTATGAGCACCGCGGGATTCCGTTCTTGCCAAAGCACTTATTACCGTTACCTCAGCTAGGTCTAACATAAAGTCAAGTTGAAGGGCTGCTGTAAAACCGGTATTAAAGATTTTCCCTTTATCCTCAACTTTTATGTGTTTAAATCGTTCCTTAAGCATTTTAACCTCCTTAAGAGCGCTTTTAAGCTCTTCGCCCGTGCGGAAAATCCAAACCTTGTTGTTCATAAGCCTCCGCAATTCATCCCTCAATTGTGGGACTCTTTCACTGCCCTCGCTTCCAAGGATCCCATCGTAAACTCGTTTCTCCTCGGCAAGAGCCTTCTCCATTGGAAATTCACGGAAACTCGCGGACGCAGCATATTTTGCTGCTCCTTCACCAGCAACCGCTCCAAAAACGAGACATTCAGCTGTTGAGTTGGATCCAAGCCTATTCGCGCCATGCAGACTTAAACATGAGCATTCCCCAGCCGTGTACAATCCTCTAATTGGAGTTTCTGTTCTAATGTTGGCCTTTATTCCACCCATGGAGTAGTGAGCTGCTGGACGAATTGGGATAAGCTCTTTAACGGGGTCAACTCCTCCAAGTTTTATAGCTACCTCACGTATCAAAGGCAGCTTCTCGTTGATTTTTTCCTCACCTAAATGTCTGAGGTCCAAAGCGATATATGGTCCGTGAGGCCCTTGAAAGCCTCTTCCCTCAAGGATTTCCGTCTGTTCAGCCCTTGCAACCACATCCCGAGGAGCCACCTCCATCATTGCTGGCGCATATCGCTTCATGAAACGCTCACCTTGAGCGTTTATCAAGTAGCCGCCTTCGCCTCGGGCGCCCTCTGTTATTAAGACACCTGAAGGTACAAGTCCCGTTGGGTGGAACTGGACGAACTCCATGTCCTCCAGCGGTGCACCAACACGGTAGGCCATAGCCATCCCATCACCTGTTGTGGTGTGGGAGAATGTTGTAAACTCGTAAATGCGTTCATGACCGCCTGTCGCCATAATAACAGCTTTTGCTTGAAAAGCATGCATTTCCCCAGTTTTAAGCTCTATTGCCGTTAAGCCAACCACAGTGTAATCTTCAACTATGAGGGACGTTGCAAACCATTCGTCGTAAAACTTTACGTTTGGATAAGTTACAGCCTTACCGTAAAGTGCATGCATTTCATGAAAGCCTGTCATATCAGCTGCGTAACAAGCTCTTGGATAAGAGTGGCCGCCGAAAGGCCGTTGGTCTATTTTGCCGTCAGGCGTGCGACTCCATGGGCATCCCCAATGCTCCATGAGGATTAGTTCTTTTGGCGCTTGTCTAACAAAGAATTCAACAACGTCTTGGTCAGCTAAGTAGTCAGCACCCTTCACCGTGTCAAAAGCATGTAAATCAAATGAATCCTTCTCCCGCATTACGGCAGCAGTCCCGCCTTGAGCGCAGACAGAATGTGACCTTAATGGGTGAAGCTTAGAAATGACCGCAATGTCTAGTTTGTCACTGTATTCTGCAGCTGCCACCGCAGCCCTCATACCAGCTAAGCCCGCACCAACGATGACTATATCATGAGAGTGTTTTTCCAATTCACATCAACCCTCAAAGAAGTAGCAAGATTCCTCATTCTAACCTTTATATTTTTCTGAGAGCAACCCTGCATTAAATGTTTCAACGCCTACTTGAATATAGGCGGGGAACTCAGTGTTATACTGATTATCGGTGCATCAGAATTCAATAAACTAAAGCTTGGAAAATTCTTTTAACTCTTCCATCTATCTGAAAATTTACATCATAAGTTGGAGGGGCAACTATCTGCTCTTCTGCTGTGCGCTTAAGTATTTTTCAAACTGTTCTGCATATTTATATCCGCTGTCTGGGAAAACTAAGACATATACTCCTTTTTCTTCGGCTATTTTTTCGAAGGCGTGAGCAACTGCGCCTGAGCTTAGTCCTATTAAAAGGCCTTCTTTTCTTGCGATTTTTATCGCAGCCTCTATGGCTTCTGACTTTTTTACGTCTATTATCTCGTCGAAGCGTGTCCAATGTATCCATTTCATGCCTGTTTCCACCCTTCTTATTCCAGGAATTACTTCGTTTGGTGCTGGTTGTACACCGACTATCTTGATGTTGTCTCCATATTTGGCTCTGAAGTAGATGGATATGGCGCTCATATGGCCAGAGGTTCCTACACCTCCGATAATGCACGAGGGCTTTAGGCCTAGGCTTATTAATTGCTGGTCTATTTCTCTTGCCGTGTGTTTGAGGTGCGCCTTAAGATTAGCGTCGTTTTCAAACTGATTTAAGTGTGCAGCTCCATGAACTTTTGCCTCTGAATCTACTTGCCCTATAGCCTCTACGGTTAATCCAACCGGTAGTCTGACAACCTCGGCTCCTAGGACTTTTAGGTAGATGTCGCTTACCTTTTGTACTGTCATTGGGATGTAAAGTCTTGCTTTAGCTCCGAGAATATTTGCTATTGAGGTTAGGGCTATTCCGGTATTTGTTGATGTTGCTTCATACAAAAATTGTTTAAGCTCTCCTCTCTCTATAGATTCCTTAATCATGTACCAAGCTATCCTATCTTTAACGCTGTTGCTGAAAGGGTTGAAGCATTCAAGTTTTGCCCAAACGTTTCTATCGCTGGTTGAAAGGGAATTTAGCTTGACTAACGGTGTTGGCCAACTTTCATAAAGCAGTTCTAAGCTGCCATTATAAACATTAAAGACTTTTTTGTTCGGCTTTTCCGCTTTAAGCAGTTTTTTCAAGGGAACATTTATTTTGACTTGCTCAGTTAAAAGAGTAAAACTTTTAGATGGCAGTTTTTTTCCTTTAAGACCTGCCTCTAAAATCGCCTCTTTTGTTATGGTTTCAAGTTGCGGGTTTAAAGTTTTTACTTCTACTTTGTTGATGTCAACGCTTAATGCTGGCGCTTTTTCAGCTGAGAGTAAGTCTAATGCTTGGAAAGTTTCATAACCGTAGAGCAAGACTTTTGTTTTTTTGTCTAGGATCAGTGGCGTGTCAACGTTTTCTGTTGTCAAGAATTTTGTGTAAAGCTGCAAAACATCCTTTAAATCGGTATGCATGGCTGTTTTTACGGTTCCTAGCGGGATAAATTTAAGTTCGCTTTTCAAGATTTCTAGTGGAACGTTTACTCTTTTTCCGATGGATGATATATGTACTGAAACGCCTTCGTTTTTTATCATGTGTCGTGTTGTTTTTGGTGGAAATCTTTTACCTGCTAAGGCAGCTTCTATTATATCGCGCTTTGTTAAGTTATAATTATTCTTCCATGTTTCAACTTCAATGTCTGGCGATTCATAATCTACGTAAACTACAGGCACCATTTTACATCCAAGGTTTTTTAAAGCATTATAGCGGTGCTCACCGTCAAGGATAACGTTTGTTTTTTCGTCAGCGACTATTGCGTATTCTAAGACTGCTTTTGAAGCTATGTGTTTGATTAATTCCTTAAGATATTCCGGGTCTATTTCTTCATGTTGGTGTAGTTTTTCCAGTTCTACTAAGTGTATTTCGTTGGGCTTTCCAGACATTTTAACACCGTTAAACAAAATTTAACACCGTTAAAAATATATAAACTTACCGCTAAAAATAAGTGGGGAACAAAATGAAACCTCCATGTGTCGTGGTCGTAAAATACCTTTTACCAGCAATAAGAGTGCTTGTAACTAAAGAACTCATAGAAAAGCATAACATGCGCAAGATAGATGCTTCTGAAAAGATGGAGTTAACCCCCGCCGCCATAACTCAATATTTTAAAGGTGAGAGGGGCGCAACGTTAACCCGCGAAATAGAACAATCGCCAGAAGCAATGAAAATGATCTCAGGTCTTGCTGAAGCCATCGCAAGAGAAGAAGCCACGCCAGAAAGCATTATAGAAAAACTATGTGAGATATGCGCCACGATAAGATATGAAAAGGTCATTTGCAGACTTCATCAGGAAGACCTTCCAACGCTTGACGCTTGTAAATGCGTCACATGCTATTCACAACTCAAAACAGAAGCTAGATAGCTCTTCAAAAGGCGAAGATACACACGTAAATCATTATTGTTTCACCATAACCACGGCTCTCATTGATTTACGTTTACTGTTAACTTTAACTATTTTCACTTTAAGCGTCTTAAGAAATTCCTTTGCAGCTTTTCGGGCTTCCCTTCTCGACTGGTATGTGCCCTTTAACTCAATCCAAGGCAATGTTTCGTCAACTTTTATCCAAACAGCGTACACCTTCACCACAACACTTCAGTGTTTATTAAAAATTTGAGTTTCAGTAATTAAAACGGTTA
This genomic window contains:
- a CDS encoding succinate dehydrogenase/fumarate reductase flavoprotein subunit, encoding MEKHSHDIVIVGAGLAGMRAAVAAAEYSDKLDIAVISKLHPLRSHSVCAQGGTAAVMREKDSFDLHAFDTVKGADYLADQDVVEFFVRQAPKELILMEHWGCPWSRTPDGKIDQRPFGGHSYPRACYAADMTGFHEMHALYGKAVTYPNVKFYDEWFATSLIVEDYTVVGLTAIELKTGEMHAFQAKAVIMATGGHERIYEFTTFSHTTTGDGMAMAYRVGAPLEDMEFVQFHPTGLVPSGVLITEGARGEGGYLINAQGERFMKRYAPAMMEVAPRDVVARAEQTEILEGRGFQGPHGPYIALDLRHLGEEKINEKLPLIREVAIKLGGVDPVKELIPIRPAAHYSMGGIKANIRTETPIRGLYTAGECSCLSLHGANRLGSNSTAECLVFGAVAGEGAAKYAASASFREFPMEKALAEEKRVYDGILGSEGSERVPQLRDELRRLMNNKVWIFRTGEELKSALKEVKMLKERFKHIKVEDKGKIFNTGFTAALQLDFMLDLAEVTVISALARTESRGAHTRLDYPKRDDEKWLAHTLAYYTVDGPRLEYIPVTITKWQPAARKY
- the sdhB gene encoding succinate dehydrogenase iron-sulfur subunit gives rise to the protein MNSGVEKVVEFRIRRYDPDAKRSYISTYKVPIYRGTTVLDALNYIKENLDETLTFRHSCRMGICGSCAVNVNGKPMLACYTQVLDLNVDTVTVEPLSNLPVIRDLVVDIQPFFQKLRKIKTTLIKPPEAFKKPEEFFQSPEDLKKYWDLTLCTKCSACYSACPAAIDEKFLGPSALTANYRFIADSRDEGLDERLKVMADNVWLCTSCNSCTLFCPKLVNCANSVIEDRSLLIETGTLPRTVKDVLESVMKYYNPMGTHQSKRMAWAEGLNVKVYPNVTKADILYFVCCSTAYDIRNREVARAMATMLDKLSIDYATLGEEEWCCGDHILRMGEKGLFEMLAEHNAAIFQKFNANTILTVSPHCYNTFKNDKPYKDLGLNVQHYTQFLAEAIDKGKLKPSKPYPKRVAYHDPCFLGKRNQIYEEPRHILQSISGLELVEMKRTREASFCCGGGAGRVWTEEAEPEKRPCVNRVKEALELGAEVLAVACPFCITTLEDAVKVLEVEGKIIIKDILEILKETL
- a CDS encoding pyridoxal-phosphate dependent enzyme; this translates as MSGKPNEIHLVELEKLHQHEEIDPEYLKELIKHIASKAVLEYAIVADEKTNVILDGEHRYNALKNLGCKMVPVVYVDYESPDIEVETWKNNYNLTKRDIIEAALAGKRFPPKTTRHMIKNEGVSVHISSIGKRVNVPLEILKSELKFIPLGTVKTAMHTDLKDVLQLYTKFLTTENVDTPLILDKKTKVLLYGYETFQALDLLSAEKAPALSVDINKVEVKTLNPQLETITKEAILEAGLKGKKLPSKSFTLLTEQVKINVPLKKLLKAEKPNKKVFNVYNGSLELLYESWPTPLVKLNSLSTSDRNVWAKLECFNPFSNSVKDRIAWYMIKESIERGELKQFLYEATSTNTGIALTSIANILGAKARLYIPMTVQKVSDIYLKVLGAEVVRLPVGLTVEAIGQVDSEAKVHGAAHLNQFENDANLKAHLKHTAREIDQQLISLGLKPSCIIGGVGTSGHMSAISIYFRAKYGDNIKIVGVQPAPNEVIPGIRRVETGMKWIHWTRFDEIIDVKKSEAIEAAIKIARKEGLLIGLSSGAVAHAFEKIAEEKGVYVLVFPDSGYKYAEQFEKYLSAQQKSR